A window of Flavobacterium psychrophilum genomic DNA:
TACCAATAAAAAAAAGGCTAAGAAAGCCTAAAACAATACAAAATAAAAAAGGCTGTAAGTTATCTTACAGCCTTTTCCAAAATAAATAATAGTTATACTATTTATTTACCACAACAGCATCTGGTGCCCACTTCTTAACTTCAGCAACTCTGCTGTCGGCAAAGTCCACTTCGTTTAAAACAGCTCCCGTCCAAAAAAACCATTTCCCGGTCTTTTGTCCGTTAGCATATTCTCCCATGGATTGTTTTGTTCCGTTTTCGTTAAAAGCAGTCCAGCTTCCGTGCAGTTTACCGTCTTTGTAAAAACCTTCTTGTTTAATGTTACCGTTCTCGTAATAATAAGTGGCTTTTACTATATTGTTCTCTACAGAGAATTTATGATCGTTTGTTTGAGTTTGGGCAGATAACACACCTGCTGACAGCAGCAATCCGGCAAATAATATCTTTTTCATATCAGTTTTGTGTTTTAAAGTTGTAATTAGTATCAATCTCTATAACAAATTTATAGAATTAAATTTACACAAAAGACACAATTACGTAACAATTTGGTAACATACATGAAAACTTAACATTGGAAAATTGTAAAATCTGCGTAAACACCAATAATAACTAGTGTTTACAACGATATGCGCAAAATAGCATTTTTCTAATTTTTCCGTTTTTATGCTGTATAAAATGCACTTCAAAGACTGTTATAAAACAAAAAACCACGCCTGAACGTGGTTTGGTAACATTAACTTAACATTGTATTTTTCTTATTTAAGCAGTGTATCAAGTTGTGCTGTAAGTT
This region includes:
- a CDS encoding membrane-binding protein, producing the protein MKKILFAGLLLSAGVLSAQTQTNDHKFSVENNIVKATYYYENGNIKQEGFYKDGKLHGSWTAFNENGTKQSMGEYANGQKTGKWFFWTGAVLNEVDFADSRVAEVKKWAPDAVVVNK